From a region of the Colius striatus isolate bColStr4 chromosome 22, bColStr4.1.hap1, whole genome shotgun sequence genome:
- the MICAL1 gene encoding F-actin-monooxygenase MICAL1 isoform X2: MSHHEPGNPAHATFERFLRAGECQEVLSCFRELCQQLGLQGSGLQLYHGLKAALNYWSAKALWSKLDKKAGHKDYEQGTACASTKCLVVGAGPCGLRVAIELALLGARVVLLDKRGSFSRNNVLHLWPFAIHDLRALGAKKFYGRFCTGTLDHISIRQLQLILLKVALLLGVDVHVNLHFKGLVPPTDKAGGQGWRAVLQPGSSPLSRYEFDVLISAGGGKFVPEGFKRKEMRGKLAIGITTNFINRHSRAEVEVAEISGVARIYNQKFFQNLYNKTGIDLENIVYYKDDTHYFVMTAKKQSLLKKGVILQDKADIESLLSPENINRDALLSYAKEAANFSTNYRLPELEFALNHRQLPDVDMFDFTCMTRSENAALVREHNGARVLLGLVGDCLVEPFWPLGTGVARGFLAAFDAAWMVRRWAAGTPPLEVLAERESIYQHLSQTSPDNTNKNISQYSIDPATRYPNINLQAIRASQVQDLYLTGMVDVDHRRKSDNQLSTVAGDAYEELLSWCQASTAGYRGVAVTNFSTSWSSGLALCALIHRFRPDLLDFGSVDSQDPIQTHQMILDLAEQELGIQPILSSVEMANVTELDRLGLITYLSQFYEAFKGSPEAEVSKKPASAGGTRGAILFLSKLQRSHNLTLKRAQDSAQKDVEAKRIHRDAELDTELSADTLETVPKPVQSATMDPGQPRDSSDRCYFCGRRIFLLERCSAHGRFFHRGCFQCRSCGATLRLGDYCFHQQHGHFYCSLHYPGAAGMELAQDEPPALPSADAAATCPPSDAGSLSEPPTEGAASALQPPAAAPHTGREPGAAEDAADAGDTEEQELLAQSGGDAREEQDPAAEPQGAAEEGEESRGRKKIVLTPTEKLKLSTLNLTSEAELEPPPKPARLRLQAAPAALPALWHAPDSWEEEEEEEEEEMGVEEALEDSDSKEEEDEEDEEEEGTDLSMMAESCLELAPEEKYPTWKRTLTRRAREAQMKRFCKAQAIQRRLEEIEVTFRELEQQGITLEKLLRDEDGSPTDQKTQWLNQLLFLVQKKNSLMSEESDLMIAVQELKLEEQQWQLDQKLRCYMNKEESLKTPEDRAAEQKILVQLLEVVNKRNVLIHIQEEKRLSELQS; encoded by the exons ATGAGCCACCACGAGCCGGGCAACCCGGCCCATGCCACCTTCGAGAGGTTCCTGCGTGCCGGGGAGTGCCAGGAGGTGCTGAGCTGCTTCAgggagctgtgccagcagctggggctgcagggcagcggGCTGCAGCTCTACCATGGCctcaaggctgccctcaactaCTGGAGTGCCAAAGCTCTGTGGAGCAAGCTGGATAAGAAAGCCGGGCACAAGGACTACGAGcagggcacagcctgtgccagcaccaAG TGCCTGGTGGTGGGTGCTGGGCCGTGCGGGCTGCGGGTGGCCATCGAGCTGGCGCTGCTGGGAGCCCGCGTGGTGCTGCTGGACAAGCGCGGCTCCTTCTCGCGCAACAACGTGCTGCACCTCTGGCCCTTCGCCATCCACGACCTGCGCGCGCTGGGCGCCAAGAAGTTCTACGGCCGCTTCTGCACCGGCACCTTGGACCACATCA GTATCCGGCAGCTGCAGCTGATCCTGCTGAAGGTGGCTCTGCTCCTGGGGGTGGACGTGCACGTCAACCTGCACTTCAAGGGGCTCGTGCCCCCCACGGACAAGGCTGGAGGACAGG gctggagggctgtgctgcagccgggctcctctcccctcagccgCTACGAGTTCGACGTGCTCATCTCAGCCGGCGGCGGCAAGTTTGTCCCCGAAG GGTTCAAGAGGAAGGAGATGAGGGGGAAGTTGGCCATCGGCATCACCACCAACTTCATCAACCGCCACAGCCGGGCCGAGGTGGAGGTGGCCGAGATCAGCGGCGTGGCCCGAATCTACAACCAGAAGTTCTTCCAGAATCTCTACAACAAAACAG GCATCGACCTGGAGAACATTGTGTACTACAAGGACGACACTCATTATTTTGTCATGACGGCCAAGAAGCAGAGTCTGCTCAAGAAGGGGGTGATCCTGCAG GACAAAGCAGACATCGAGAGCCTCCTGTCCCCCGAGAACATCAACAGAGATGCCCTCCTCAGCTATGCCAAGGAAGCTGCCAACTTCTCCACCAACTACCGCCTGCCTGAGCTGGAGTTTGCCCTCAACCACCGGCAGCTGCCCGACGTCGACATGTTCGACTTCACGTGCATGACGCGCTCGGAGAACGCGGCGCTGGTGCGGGAGCACAACGGGGCCcgtgtgctgctggggctggtgggggaCTGCTTGGTGGAG CCCTTCTGGCCTCTGGGCACTGGCGTGGCCAGGGGCTTCCTGGCTGCCTTCGACGCGGCGTGGATGGTGcggcgctgggcggccgggacGCCTCCCCTGGAGGTGCTGGCTGAGAG GGAGAGCATCTACCAGCACCTCTCACAGACCTCCCCAGACAACACCAACAAGAACATCAGCCAGTACAGCATCGACCCGGCCACGCGCTACCCCAACATCAACCTGCAGGCCATCAGAGCCAGCCAG GTCCAGGACCTCTACCTCACAGGCATGGTGGATGTGGACCACAGGAGGAAAAGCGACAACCAGCTCAGCACTG TGGCTGGAGATGCCtatgaggagctgctgagctggtGCCAGGCCAGCACTGCTGGGTACCGTGGCGTGGCAGTGACCAACTTCAGCACGTCGTGGAGCAGCGGCTTGGcgctctgtgccctcatccatcGCTTCCGCCCCGACCTGCT GGACTTTGGCTCTGTGGACTCCCAGGATCCCATCCAGACCCATCAGATGATACTGGACttggcagagcaggagctgggcatcCAGCCCATCCTCTCCAGCGTGGAGATGGCCAACGTGACAGAGCTGGATCGCCTGGGGCTCATCACCTACCTCAGCCAGTTCTATGAAGCCTTCAAGGGCTCTCCAG AGGCAGAGGTCAGCAAGAAGCCAGCGTCAGCGGGCGGCACACGAGGGGccatcctcttcctcagcaAGCTGCAGAGGAGCCACAACCTGACCCTCAAGCGTGCCCAG GACAGTGCCCAGAAGGATGTTGAAGCCAAGAGGATTCACAGGGATGCCGAG CTGGACACGGAGCTGAGTGCAGACACTTTGGAGACTGTCCCCAAACCAGTGCAAAGTGCCACCATGGACCCAGGGCAG CCTCGGGACAGCAGCGACCGCTGTTACTTCTGCGGCCGCCGCATCTTCCTGCTGGAGCGCTGCAGCGCCCACGGCCGCTTCTTCCACCGCGGCTGCTTCCAGTGCCGGAGCTGCGGCGCCACGCTGCGCCTGGGCGATTACTGCTTCCACCAGCAGCacg GTCACTTTTACTGCTCACTTCACTACCCCGGTGCAGCTGGGATGGAGCTGGCCCAGGATGAGCCCCCAGCGCTGCCCAGTGCG gatgctgctgccacCTGCCCACCCTCAGATGCTGGGAGCCTGTCTGAGCCCCCCACGGAGGGGGCAGCCAgcgccctgcagcccccagcagcagccccacacacagGGAGAGAGCCTGGAGCAGCAGAGGATGCTGCAGATGCTGGTgacacagaggagcaggagctgctggcacagtCTGGGGGCGATGCCAGGGAGGAGCAAGATcctgcagcagagccccagggggCAGCAGAGGAGGGTGAGGAGAGCAGGGGCAGGAAGAAGATTGTTCTCACGCCGACAGAGAAGCTCAAGCTGTCCACACTGAACCTCACCAGCGAGGCAGAGCTGGAGCCGCCACCAAAGCCAGCTCGGCTGCGGCTCCAAGCAGCACCcgcagccctccctgccctgtggcATGCACCAGActcctgggaggaggaggaggaggaggaggaggaggaaatgggTGTGGAGGAAG CTTTGGAGGACAGTGACAGcaaagaagaggaggatgaggaggatgaggaggaggaaggcacaGACCTTAGCATGATGGCAGAGTCA TGCCTGGAGCTGGCTCCAGAGGAGAAATATCCCACGTGGAAGCGGACACTGACCCGCCGGGCCAGGGAAGCCCAGATGAAGCGGTTCTGCAAAGCCCAG GCCATCCAGAGGCGGCTGGAGGAGATCGAGGTGACGTTCcgggagctggagcagcagggCATTACCCTGGAGAAGTTGCTCCgggatgaggatg GAAGCCCAACTGACCAGAAGACACAGTGGCTGAACCAGCTTCTGTTCCTGGTCCAGAAGAAGAACAGCCTGATGTCCGAGGAGTCGGATCTCATGATAGC ggtgcaggagctgaagctggaggagcagcagtggcagcttgACCAGAAGCTCCGGTGCTACATGAATAAGGAAG AATCCCTGAAGACCCCTGAGGATCGTGCAGCTGAGCAGAAGATCCTGGTGCAGCTGCTGGAAGTGGTGAACAAGCGCAACGTCCTCATCCACATCCAGGAGGAGAAGCGGCTCAGCGAGCTGCAGTcctga
- the MICAL1 gene encoding F-actin-monooxygenase MICAL1 isoform X1, which yields MSHHEPGNPAHATFERFLRAGECQEVLSCFRELCQQLGLQGSGLQLYHGLKAALNYWSAKALWSKLDKKAGHKDYEQGTACASTKCLVVGAGPCGLRVAIELALLGARVVLLDKRGSFSRNNVLHLWPFAIHDLRALGAKKFYGRFCTGTLDHISIRQLQLILLKVALLLGVDVHVNLHFKGLVPPTDKAGGQGWRAVLQPGSSPLSRYEFDVLISAGGGKFVPEGFKRKEMRGKLAIGITTNFINRHSRAEVEVAEISGVARIYNQKFFQNLYNKTGIDLENIVYYKDDTHYFVMTAKKQSLLKKGVILQDKADIESLLSPENINRDALLSYAKEAANFSTNYRLPELEFALNHRQLPDVDMFDFTCMTRSENAALVREHNGARVLLGLVGDCLVEPFWPLGTGVARGFLAAFDAAWMVRRWAAGTPPLEVLAERESIYQHLSQTSPDNTNKNISQYSIDPATRYPNINLQAIRASQVQDLYLTGMVDVDHRRKSDNQLSTAVAGDAYEELLSWCQASTAGYRGVAVTNFSTSWSSGLALCALIHRFRPDLLDFGSVDSQDPIQTHQMILDLAEQELGIQPILSSVEMANVTELDRLGLITYLSQFYEAFKGSPEAEVSKKPASAGGTRGAILFLSKLQRSHNLTLKRAQDSAQKDVEAKRIHRDAELDTELSADTLETVPKPVQSATMDPGQPRDSSDRCYFCGRRIFLLERCSAHGRFFHRGCFQCRSCGATLRLGDYCFHQQHGHFYCSLHYPGAAGMELAQDEPPALPSADAAATCPPSDAGSLSEPPTEGAASALQPPAAAPHTGREPGAAEDAADAGDTEEQELLAQSGGDAREEQDPAAEPQGAAEEGEESRGRKKIVLTPTEKLKLSTLNLTSEAELEPPPKPARLRLQAAPAALPALWHAPDSWEEEEEEEEEEMGVEEALEDSDSKEEEDEEDEEEEGTDLSMMAESCLELAPEEKYPTWKRTLTRRAREAQMKRFCKAQAIQRRLEEIEVTFRELEQQGITLEKLLRDEDGSPTDQKTQWLNQLLFLVQKKNSLMSEESDLMIAVQELKLEEQQWQLDQKLRCYMNKEESLKTPEDRAAEQKILVQLLEVVNKRNVLIHIQEEKRLSELQS from the exons ATGAGCCACCACGAGCCGGGCAACCCGGCCCATGCCACCTTCGAGAGGTTCCTGCGTGCCGGGGAGTGCCAGGAGGTGCTGAGCTGCTTCAgggagctgtgccagcagctggggctgcagggcagcggGCTGCAGCTCTACCATGGCctcaaggctgccctcaactaCTGGAGTGCCAAAGCTCTGTGGAGCAAGCTGGATAAGAAAGCCGGGCACAAGGACTACGAGcagggcacagcctgtgccagcaccaAG TGCCTGGTGGTGGGTGCTGGGCCGTGCGGGCTGCGGGTGGCCATCGAGCTGGCGCTGCTGGGAGCCCGCGTGGTGCTGCTGGACAAGCGCGGCTCCTTCTCGCGCAACAACGTGCTGCACCTCTGGCCCTTCGCCATCCACGACCTGCGCGCGCTGGGCGCCAAGAAGTTCTACGGCCGCTTCTGCACCGGCACCTTGGACCACATCA GTATCCGGCAGCTGCAGCTGATCCTGCTGAAGGTGGCTCTGCTCCTGGGGGTGGACGTGCACGTCAACCTGCACTTCAAGGGGCTCGTGCCCCCCACGGACAAGGCTGGAGGACAGG gctggagggctgtgctgcagccgggctcctctcccctcagccgCTACGAGTTCGACGTGCTCATCTCAGCCGGCGGCGGCAAGTTTGTCCCCGAAG GGTTCAAGAGGAAGGAGATGAGGGGGAAGTTGGCCATCGGCATCACCACCAACTTCATCAACCGCCACAGCCGGGCCGAGGTGGAGGTGGCCGAGATCAGCGGCGTGGCCCGAATCTACAACCAGAAGTTCTTCCAGAATCTCTACAACAAAACAG GCATCGACCTGGAGAACATTGTGTACTACAAGGACGACACTCATTATTTTGTCATGACGGCCAAGAAGCAGAGTCTGCTCAAGAAGGGGGTGATCCTGCAG GACAAAGCAGACATCGAGAGCCTCCTGTCCCCCGAGAACATCAACAGAGATGCCCTCCTCAGCTATGCCAAGGAAGCTGCCAACTTCTCCACCAACTACCGCCTGCCTGAGCTGGAGTTTGCCCTCAACCACCGGCAGCTGCCCGACGTCGACATGTTCGACTTCACGTGCATGACGCGCTCGGAGAACGCGGCGCTGGTGCGGGAGCACAACGGGGCCcgtgtgctgctggggctggtgggggaCTGCTTGGTGGAG CCCTTCTGGCCTCTGGGCACTGGCGTGGCCAGGGGCTTCCTGGCTGCCTTCGACGCGGCGTGGATGGTGcggcgctgggcggccgggacGCCTCCCCTGGAGGTGCTGGCTGAGAG GGAGAGCATCTACCAGCACCTCTCACAGACCTCCCCAGACAACACCAACAAGAACATCAGCCAGTACAGCATCGACCCGGCCACGCGCTACCCCAACATCAACCTGCAGGCCATCAGAGCCAGCCAG GTCCAGGACCTCTACCTCACAGGCATGGTGGATGTGGACCACAGGAGGAAAAGCGACAACCAGCTCAGCACTG CAGTGGCTGGAGATGCCtatgaggagctgctgagctggtGCCAGGCCAGCACTGCTGGGTACCGTGGCGTGGCAGTGACCAACTTCAGCACGTCGTGGAGCAGCGGCTTGGcgctctgtgccctcatccatcGCTTCCGCCCCGACCTGCT GGACTTTGGCTCTGTGGACTCCCAGGATCCCATCCAGACCCATCAGATGATACTGGACttggcagagcaggagctgggcatcCAGCCCATCCTCTCCAGCGTGGAGATGGCCAACGTGACAGAGCTGGATCGCCTGGGGCTCATCACCTACCTCAGCCAGTTCTATGAAGCCTTCAAGGGCTCTCCAG AGGCAGAGGTCAGCAAGAAGCCAGCGTCAGCGGGCGGCACACGAGGGGccatcctcttcctcagcaAGCTGCAGAGGAGCCACAACCTGACCCTCAAGCGTGCCCAG GACAGTGCCCAGAAGGATGTTGAAGCCAAGAGGATTCACAGGGATGCCGAG CTGGACACGGAGCTGAGTGCAGACACTTTGGAGACTGTCCCCAAACCAGTGCAAAGTGCCACCATGGACCCAGGGCAG CCTCGGGACAGCAGCGACCGCTGTTACTTCTGCGGCCGCCGCATCTTCCTGCTGGAGCGCTGCAGCGCCCACGGCCGCTTCTTCCACCGCGGCTGCTTCCAGTGCCGGAGCTGCGGCGCCACGCTGCGCCTGGGCGATTACTGCTTCCACCAGCAGCacg GTCACTTTTACTGCTCACTTCACTACCCCGGTGCAGCTGGGATGGAGCTGGCCCAGGATGAGCCCCCAGCGCTGCCCAGTGCG gatgctgctgccacCTGCCCACCCTCAGATGCTGGGAGCCTGTCTGAGCCCCCCACGGAGGGGGCAGCCAgcgccctgcagcccccagcagcagccccacacacagGGAGAGAGCCTGGAGCAGCAGAGGATGCTGCAGATGCTGGTgacacagaggagcaggagctgctggcacagtCTGGGGGCGATGCCAGGGAGGAGCAAGATcctgcagcagagccccagggggCAGCAGAGGAGGGTGAGGAGAGCAGGGGCAGGAAGAAGATTGTTCTCACGCCGACAGAGAAGCTCAAGCTGTCCACACTGAACCTCACCAGCGAGGCAGAGCTGGAGCCGCCACCAAAGCCAGCTCGGCTGCGGCTCCAAGCAGCACCcgcagccctccctgccctgtggcATGCACCAGActcctgggaggaggaggaggaggaggaggaggaggaaatgggTGTGGAGGAAG CTTTGGAGGACAGTGACAGcaaagaagaggaggatgaggaggatgaggaggaggaaggcacaGACCTTAGCATGATGGCAGAGTCA TGCCTGGAGCTGGCTCCAGAGGAGAAATATCCCACGTGGAAGCGGACACTGACCCGCCGGGCCAGGGAAGCCCAGATGAAGCGGTTCTGCAAAGCCCAG GCCATCCAGAGGCGGCTGGAGGAGATCGAGGTGACGTTCcgggagctggagcagcagggCATTACCCTGGAGAAGTTGCTCCgggatgaggatg GAAGCCCAACTGACCAGAAGACACAGTGGCTGAACCAGCTTCTGTTCCTGGTCCAGAAGAAGAACAGCCTGATGTCCGAGGAGTCGGATCTCATGATAGC ggtgcaggagctgaagctggaggagcagcagtggcagcttgACCAGAAGCTCCGGTGCTACATGAATAAGGAAG AATCCCTGAAGACCCCTGAGGATCGTGCAGCTGAGCAGAAGATCCTGGTGCAGCTGCTGGAAGTGGTGAACAAGCGCAACGTCCTCATCCACATCCAGGAGGAGAAGCGGCTCAGCGAGCTGCAGTcctga